A region of Nostoc sp. 'Peltigera membranacea cyanobiont' N6 DNA encodes the following proteins:
- a CDS encoding ATP-binding protein: protein MTPVPRLDLAPKLKRPLSLWNPLDYLRLLYWVFFFPQALRWYVDTFGGGYIPEKEMNWRKGWELLLQNAIQRQLLFQGLVLTVITPVAIGLIFQTANVRINWFGVAFGVAFGVAFGVAFGVAFGVAFGVAFGVAFGVAFGVAFGVAGGVAFGVAGGVAGGVAGGAGVLRPETWLIGLPLNLRTIQNGSWLLPRITPLPVPNLVWRLENWLQNDWETGLHNTNQLLAYTLQFIPVVQAVNRVLAKIPSEQLIWTVSRLAANPFDWSAVRFASASLEETLKSTFIKDFFSFPWFFFLPRSWGEGLQARFNTDTRLDTPARAAAAGFWHLHEKEPARAIEAFTVVRSLLYGEEMFTLAQTLAAFEKAEKPASIAAIQVPPFPQEPLLRPITWKVLASLRRVVEDVQFVNRSVSRSARSFALNRALGELTNILNQAHTLPQAEQGLIIDIAETWKESLLQIAGEVGEISITKPVVNPYVVGDPVQGHLFIGREEIIRQLEELWVMGNQLQSIVLYGHRRMGKTSILLNTANCLGSQIQLAYVNLLLLGDSPQGVGEVLMAICDEISQTVKLPPPADADLLNLPYPTFKRYLKQVEAQLDGGLIIALDEFEKIEDLIEAKKIPIDFMGSLRGLVQMSSKIAFAFAGLHTLEEMTADYFQPFFASVIPIHVGFQERAATRQILANPGNEDFLLDYIPEALDKIYALTHGQPYLVQLLGFQLVRRYNDFVFEQGRPSDPVFTVEDVEAVINDSEFFKRGRYYFDGVWGQAARGAEGQQAIIQVLAPHPEGLSLDALAESTGMNDHDLQEALNTLKRHDVVEETQGSWRIMVELFRRWVLQQ from the coding sequence ATGACCCCAGTACCCCGCTTAGACTTAGCGCCCAAGTTGAAGCGTCCCCTCTCGCTGTGGAACCCCTTAGATTATCTGCGCCTTTTGTATTGGGTGTTTTTCTTTCCCCAGGCTTTGCGGTGGTATGTGGATACATTCGGGGGTGGGTATATTCCTGAAAAGGAAATGAATTGGCGGAAGGGATGGGAGTTATTGCTTCAAAATGCTATTCAACGTCAGTTACTTTTTCAAGGATTAGTTTTAACAGTAATTACACCTGTAGCTATAGGTTTAATTTTTCAGACTGCAAATGTTCGCATTAACTGGTTTGGCGTGGCGTTCGGCGTGGCGTTCGGCGTGGCGTTCGGCGTGGCGTTCGGCGTGGCGTTCGGCGTGGCGTTCGGCGTGGCGTTCGGCGTGGCGTTCGGCGTGGCGTTCGGCGTGGCGTTCGGCGTGGCGGGAGGCGTGGCGTTCGGCGTGGCGGGAGGCGTGGCGGGAGGCGTGGCGGGAGGCGCGGGGGTACTGCGTCCAGAAACCTGGCTTATTGGCTTACCTTTAAACTTGCGAACAATTCAAAACGGTAGTTGGCTACTTCCCCGCATCACTCCGCTTCCTGTTCCTAATCTTGTTTGGCGCTTGGAAAATTGGTTGCAAAATGATTGGGAAACAGGTTTACATAATACTAATCAACTGCTGGCATATACCTTACAATTCATTCCTGTTGTCCAAGCAGTTAATAGAGTACTTGCCAAAATACCCTCAGAGCAACTTATTTGGACTGTCTCTCGACTGGCGGCAAATCCCTTTGATTGGAGTGCAGTACGTTTTGCCTCAGCTTCTTTAGAAGAAACCCTAAAGTCAACGTTTATCAAAGATTTCTTTTCCTTCCCTTGGTTCTTTTTCTTGCCTCGTTCTTGGGGAGAAGGTTTACAGGCTCGCTTTAACACAGACACTCGTTTAGATACTCCTGCTCGTGCTGCTGCTGCTGGTTTTTGGCATCTGCATGAAAAAGAACCAGCGAGAGCAATAGAGGCTTTTACCGTAGTACGTTCTCTACTTTACGGCGAGGAAATGTTTACCCTTGCCCAAACTTTAGCGGCGTTTGAGAAAGCTGAAAAACCAGCCTCTATTGCTGCTATCCAAGTTCCTCCTTTTCCACAGGAACCGCTTTTACGTCCAATTACTTGGAAAGTCCTTGCTAGTCTGCGTCGAGTTGTTGAGGATGTGCAGTTTGTTAATCGCAGCGTCTCACGTTCAGCCAGGTCTTTCGCTCTTAATCGAGCATTAGGCGAACTGACAAATATCCTAAATCAAGCTCATACCTTGCCGCAAGCAGAGCAAGGGTTAATTATAGATATCGCTGAAACTTGGAAAGAAAGCCTTTTACAAATCGCTGGTGAAGTGGGAGAAATTTCCATCACCAAGCCTGTAGTTAATCCTTATGTTGTAGGCGACCCGGTTCAAGGTCATCTCTTTATTGGGCGAGAAGAGATCATCAGACAGTTAGAAGAACTCTGGGTGATGGGTAATCAACTCCAGTCTATAGTTCTCTACGGTCACAGGCGCATGGGCAAAACTTCTATTCTGCTTAACACTGCTAACTGTCTAGGCTCACAAATCCAGCTAGCTTATGTCAACTTGCTACTTTTGGGAGATAGCCCCCAAGGTGTAGGTGAAGTGCTGATGGCAATTTGTGATGAAATTTCTCAAACTGTAAAACTTCCACCACCAGCTGACGCTGATTTACTAAATCTTCCCTATCCGACTTTTAAACGCTATTTAAAACAGGTGGAAGCACAGCTAGATGGTGGGTTAATCATTGCCTTAGACGAATTCGAGAAAATTGAAGATTTAATTGAAGCGAAAAAAATCCCTATCGACTTTATGGGTTCTCTGCGGGGTTTAGTACAAATGAGTTCTAAAATTGCCTTTGCCTTTGCTGGTTTGCACACCTTAGAAGAGATGACAGCAGATTATTTTCAACCCTTCTTTGCCAGCGTCATTCCTATTCATGTCGGCTTTCAAGAACGTGCAGCTACTCGCCAAATTCTAGCTAACCCAGGTAATGAAGACTTCCTCCTCGACTACATCCCGGAAGCTTTAGATAAAATTTATGCTTTGACTCATGGTCAACCATATTTAGTGCAACTGCTGGGTTTTCAGCTAGTGCGCCGCTACAATGACTTTGTTTTTGAGCAAGGGCGACCCAGCGACCCAGTTTTCACAGTGGAAGATGTGGAAGCAGTTATCAATGACTCTGAGTTTTTCAAACGGGGACGCTACTACTTTGATGGGGTTTGGGGTCAGGCGGCGCGGGGTGCTGAGGGTCAACAAGCAATAATACAAGTACTTGCACCTCACCCAGAGGGGCTAAGTTTAGATGCCTTAGCTGAATCTACAGGTATGAATGACCATGATTTACAGGAAGCGCTGAATACTCTGAAGCGTCATGATGTAGTTGAGGAAACTCAGGGAAGTTGGCGGATTATGGTAGAACTGTTTCGTCGTTGGGTTTTGCAGCAGTAG
- a CDS encoding ATP-binding protein: MEAEEALESIRQIFEERKGKVVFLGKLEEKVFLLSWQGMDYGDMTYKIYKPTGKPYTEQYFREVGKKLIDKIKRVLNIDDLEKRYFRQELENFFDKNYNYPTQKLSDITAPEPDYTTSQELPNNTPSERNHNPFIPFNGRVEEKDLFFDREREIRRVFEVLNSGSSVVLIGEEGIGKSSLLSIICQEAETRLKVKRQPVFLDLNLLHNESQFYSDLCHGIGIPDSKDYQLTRNLRSCKILLAIDNVGKLTGEGFTRNIRDYLRGLAEGSNAPLKLILAATEPLNNLFNDSQEQGNTSPLAGICQEEHIHPWNEATMRTFITNRLARTSVSFTEEEIIQLIQESGGHPRKVMQLCYQTYSRYVESLQ, from the coding sequence ATGGAAGCTGAAGAAGCATTAGAATCTATTAGACAAATATTTGAGGAGAGGAAAGGAAAAGTAGTATTCCTGGGCAAGTTAGAAGAAAAAGTTTTTCTACTAAGTTGGCAAGGTATGGATTATGGCGATATGACTTATAAAATATATAAACCTACTGGCAAACCATATACAGAACAGTATTTCAGAGAAGTAGGTAAAAAATTAATTGATAAGATTAAAAGAGTTTTAAATATCGACGATCTTGAGAAAAGATATTTTAGGCAAGAACTTGAAAACTTTTTCGATAAAAATTATAATTACCCTACTCAAAAACTATCTGATATCACTGCGCCAGAACCAGATTATACTACTTCTCAAGAGTTACCTAATAATACTCCATCTGAGCGAAATCATAATCCCTTCATTCCCTTTAATGGGAGAGTAGAAGAAAAGGATCTATTCTTTGACCGAGAGCGCGAAATCCGGCGAGTATTTGAGGTGTTGAATAGCGGTAGTAGTGTTGTTTTAATTGGGGAAGAGGGAATCGGCAAATCCTCGCTGTTATCGATTATTTGCCAAGAAGCAGAAACTCGTCTAAAGGTTAAACGTCAGCCAGTTTTTTTAGACTTGAATTTACTTCATAATGAAAGTCAATTTTATAGTGATTTGTGCCACGGGATTGGTATACCCGACAGTAAAGACTATCAATTAACCCGCAATTTGCGAAGTTGTAAAATACTACTGGCTATAGACAATGTGGGAAAGCTTACAGGCGAAGGTTTTACTCGCAACATAAGAGATTATTTGCGCGGTTTAGCTGAAGGAAGTAATGCTCCGTTGAAGCTGATTTTAGCTGCCACCGAACCTCTGAACAACCTTTTTAATGATAGTCAGGAGCAAGGTAATACTTCTCCGTTGGCAGGTATTTGCCAAGAGGAACACATTCATCCTTGGAATGAAGCTACTATGCGTACTTTTATTACCAACCGTTTGGCTAGAACTTCAGTTAGTTTTACTGAAGAAGAAATCATCCAACTCATCCAAGAAAGTGGCGGACATCCTCGAAAAGTCATGCAATTGTGTTATCAAACTTATTCGCGGTATGTGGAGAGTTTGCAATGA
- a CDS encoding ABC transporter permease has product MSRSKALQYYIVSRLLLAPLQLLTIITIVFLLLRATPGDPADAILGGRAPEAAKEELRKQLGLNFPLWLQYLNYLGSILRFDLGTSLMSRGQNVWDIIGQYFPATVELAVCSMAVALIVGIAVGTLSASRPGTYFDVGGRLFGIITYALPMFWAGMLLQLVFSVQLGWFPNSNRFPPNLPAPTTVTGLYTIDSLLGGNLTQFFTSLHHLALPSLTLGILLSGIFERIVRVNLKQTLKADYVEAARARGIGENKILASHALKNALIPVITVLGLTFASLLGGAILTEVTFSWPGLANRLYQAIADRDYPTVQGVLVFFGAIVVSASILIDILNAYVDPRIRY; this is encoded by the coding sequence ATGTCTCGTTCTAAAGCTTTACAATATTACATAGTTTCTCGGTTGCTTCTTGCGCCACTTCAGTTATTAACAATCATCACTATTGTATTTCTCTTACTAAGAGCAACACCAGGAGATCCCGCAGATGCAATTCTCGGTGGACGTGCGCCAGAAGCTGCTAAAGAAGAATTGCGAAAACAATTAGGTTTAAACTTTCCTCTGTGGCTACAGTACCTGAATTATTTGGGAAGCATACTGCGTTTTGATTTGGGAACATCTTTAATGAGTCGCGGACAGAATGTTTGGGACATCATTGGGCAATACTTCCCCGCAACGGTGGAGTTAGCAGTATGTAGTATGGCGGTTGCACTCATCGTTGGAATTGCCGTTGGAACTCTTTCAGCTTCTCGTCCTGGGACATATTTCGATGTTGGTGGACGCTTGTTTGGGATTATCACCTACGCACTACCTATGTTTTGGGCGGGAATGCTTTTGCAGTTGGTTTTCTCAGTCCAACTAGGTTGGTTTCCCAATTCCAACCGCTTTCCGCCTAATCTTCCGGCTCCCACTACTGTGACTGGATTGTATACAATTGATAGCTTGCTCGGTGGAAATCTCACCCAGTTTTTCACATCTTTGCACCATCTTGCTCTACCGAGTCTCACACTAGGAATTTTGCTGAGTGGGATTTTTGAACGAATTGTGCGAGTGAATTTAAAGCAAACTTTGAAAGCAGATTATGTAGAAGCCGCTAGAGCCAGAGGTATTGGTGAAAATAAGATTTTAGCCTCCCATGCCTTAAAGAATGCTCTAATCCCAGTAATTACAGTATTGGGGTTAACTTTTGCATCTTTGTTAGGTGGGGCGATTTTGACAGAAGTAACATTTTCTTGGCCTGGGTTAGCTAATCGACTGTATCAAGCGATCGCAGATCGCGATTATCCCACAGTCCAGGGAGTGCTAGTCTTTTTTGGTGCGATCGTTGTGAGTGCCAGCATTTTAATTGATATTTTAAATGCTTATGTAGATCCGCGAATTCGGTATTAA
- a CDS encoding CHAT domain-containing protein: MLVTKTTRIVAANSVKVKRQKQPGHWKKNPSAHFLRLPLYFLMALLCILGSPVLARVPSSINSSFQLPINSLTLLAAIADPDSLLQQGKVLYDAGNFAKAIEILQQAVQVYKQQGESIKLAVTLSNLSLAYQQLGEWSQAQQAITESLNLLKGQDENQNLQIFAQALDIQGRLQLRMGQAEEALATWQRTEEIYRQTDNQSGVVRSLINQAQAWRTQGFYPRAIKTLDRVSQTLKSQPDSREKTVSLRSLGDTLLVAGDLKKSRQALEESLMIAQHLHSSADIAASLFSLGNHARQQQNKLQAIAYYQQTVAASPPPLIKVQAQLNHLSLLIEDKRWAQLQSLLPLIESQLNQLPPSRASIYALVNFSQSMAKVKSGVLQASSQNYYLGLSTHESAVLLASAIQKSRNLNDKRAEAYALKSLGGLYEETGQWSEAQDLTRQGLALAQSSNAPEITYTLEWQLGRLLRVQKDINGAIAAYDAAVETLQSLRKDLVVNKDVANQDLQFNFRDSVEPVYRESVELLLKSQQGKSDQKILEKARQRIEALQLAELDDFFQEACLQGQKVALDRVVDKDNPTAAILYPIILENELQVIVKIPKQPLQSYTTPISRTAVEELLVDLRKNLVNPTATKIIQIQAHQVYNWLLQPIESQLQKSKVDTLVFVLDGPLRNLPMAALYDGKQYLVEKYAIALSVGLQLLDPKPLVKQQLRALTAGLTKPPPGFSKFAPLLAIKSEFNGITKAGVSTTSLIDGDFKKKNLESQISVASFNIVHLATHGQFSSRLEDTFILDFDGQINVKDFDTLFRSQGKTIVELLVLSACQTAAGDTRATLGLAGAAVRAGARSTIASLWQIDDESTAMFVGAFYQELNTGKISKAEAVHRAQLKLLKHPNYKAPSFWSAYVLIGNWL, from the coding sequence ATGCTTGTGACTAAAACAACTAGGATTGTTGCCGCGAATTCTGTAAAAGTTAAAAGGCAAAAGCAGCCTGGACATTGGAAGAAGAACCCGTCCGCTCACTTTTTACGTTTGCCTTTATACTTCCTGATGGCTTTGCTATGCATCCTTGGTTCACCCGTCCTGGCAAGGGTTCCTAGTTCAATTAATTCCTCATTTCAACTACCAATTAATAGCCTTACGTTGCTAGCTGCGATCGCTGACCCTGACTCACTACTCCAGCAAGGCAAAGTTTTATACGATGCAGGAAACTTTGCCAAGGCAATAGAAATTTTACAACAGGCTGTCCAAGTATACAAGCAGCAAGGGGAAAGCATCAAGCTGGCAGTGACACTGAGTAATCTTTCCCTAGCTTACCAGCAACTTGGTGAATGGAGTCAGGCCCAGCAAGCAATTACAGAGAGCTTGAATTTGCTCAAAGGACAGGATGAAAACCAAAATCTGCAAATATTTGCTCAAGCACTAGATATTCAAGGTCGTCTTCAACTGAGAATGGGACAGGCTGAGGAAGCTTTAGCAACTTGGCAGCGTACAGAAGAAATTTATCGGCAAACAGATAATCAAAGCGGTGTGGTGCGATCGCTAATCAATCAAGCACAGGCGTGGCGAACCCAAGGATTTTACCCCCGCGCAATCAAAACACTCGATCGCGTCAGTCAGACATTAAAATCTCAACCAGACTCTAGAGAAAAGACAGTGAGTTTGCGATCGCTCGGTGATACCCTTTTGGTAGCGGGCGATTTGAAAAAATCACGTCAGGCGTTAGAAGAAAGTCTGATGATTGCTCAACATCTGCACTCAAGCGCTGATATTGCTGCCAGTCTGTTCAGTCTGGGGAATCATGCCCGTCAACAACAGAATAAGCTACAGGCGATCGCCTATTATCAACAAACCGTTGCAGCATCTCCCCCACCCTTAATAAAAGTTCAAGCACAACTCAATCACCTCAGTCTACTCATTGAAGATAAACGATGGGCACAACTGCAAAGTCTCTTGCCGTTGATTGAATCACAACTCAACCAACTCCCCCCTAGCCGTGCTAGTATTTATGCTCTCGTCAACTTCTCACAAAGTATGGCGAAAGTCAAGAGTGGAGTACTGCAAGCATCGAGCCAAAACTATTACTTGGGACTCAGCACTCACGAGTCAGCAGTATTACTTGCCAGCGCCATTCAGAAATCTCGCAATTTAAATGACAAGCGGGCAGAAGCCTATGCATTAAAGAGTTTAGGCGGCTTGTACGAAGAAACTGGACAATGGTCAGAAGCGCAAGACCTTACCCGGCAAGGGTTAGCTTTGGCACAGAGCAGCAATGCACCAGAAATTACCTATACCTTGGAGTGGCAGTTAGGTAGATTGCTGCGGGTACAAAAAGATATTAATGGTGCGATCGCAGCCTATGATGCTGCTGTGGAAACTCTCCAGTCTCTCCGCAAAGATTTAGTAGTCAATAAAGATGTAGCAAACCAGGATCTGCAATTCAACTTCCGGGACAGTGTAGAACCCGTCTACCGAGAGTCAGTAGAGTTACTACTAAAATCTCAACAAGGAAAATCAGATCAAAAAATCTTAGAGAAAGCCCGCCAACGGATTGAAGCACTCCAACTAGCAGAATTGGACGACTTCTTCCAGGAAGCTTGCCTACAAGGTCAGAAAGTAGCCCTCGATCGAGTAGTAGACAAAGATAATCCCACGGCTGCCATCCTTTATCCGATTATTCTTGAAAACGAACTCCAGGTAATTGTCAAAATTCCCAAACAACCTCTGCAAAGCTACACTACTCCCATTTCTCGCACAGCAGTAGAAGAACTCTTAGTAGACCTGCGAAAAAATCTTGTCAATCCCACCGCTACCAAAATCATTCAAATTCAGGCGCATCAAGTTTACAACTGGCTGCTTCAACCCATTGAATCACAATTGCAAAAAAGTAAAGTAGATACCCTAGTGTTTGTCCTAGATGGCCCCTTACGCAATTTACCAATGGCAGCCCTTTACGATGGTAAACAATATTTGGTAGAGAAATATGCAATTGCCCTGAGTGTGGGGCTGCAACTTCTCGACCCTAAACCATTGGTAAAACAGCAGCTAAGAGCGCTAACCGCAGGATTGACTAAGCCGCCACCAGGTTTTTCCAAATTTGCACCGTTGCTAGCAATCAAATCTGAATTTAACGGCATTACCAAAGCAGGAGTCTCAACAACTAGCCTAATAGATGGAGATTTTAAGAAAAAGAATTTAGAAAGTCAAATTAGTGTCGCTTCATTCAACATAGTGCATTTAGCAACTCACGGTCAGTTTAGTTCCCGCCTTGAAGACACTTTTATTTTGGATTTTGATGGTCAGATTAATGTTAAAGATTTTGATACTCTCTTTCGCAGTCAGGGAAAAACCATAGTAGAGCTATTAGTTTTGAGTGCTTGCCAGACAGCAGCAGGAGACACCCGTGCAACACTTGGTCTAGCAGGAGCAGCTGTGCGGGCTGGCGCACGCAGTACCATAGCTTCCCTGTGGCAGATTGATGATGAATCGACAGCAATGTTTGTTGGTGCCTTCTATCAAGAACTCAACACTGGCAAAATCTCCAAAGCCGAAGCTGTCCACCGTGCCCAGCTAAAACTGCTAAAACATCCTAACTACAAAGCACCAAGCTTTTGGTCTGCCTATGTACTAATTGGCAACTGGTTGTAA
- a CDS encoding DUF1822 family protein, which translates to MSNYTYQLDDFALKLPISQSARRTAQEFANQQPNYEKAEQVRLNTLAVWVVNDYLEMMDIPTDLQASDSWNSIMRLCGNVADLAVPSVGRLECRPVHLHQQICSIPPETWEERVGYLVVQFDESLQEAKLLGFIPSVATETLPLEQLQPLEAFIDHLDRLRQSSVSSLVNLSQWFAGIFEAGWQTIESLWNVPELRPAYTFRSTETVELNALNRPESITKRAKLIDLGIQILNQPVMLIVEISPEKDRQTSIHLQLHATGNQIYLPPGVHLTVLDSSGEVFLDAQSRKLDNYIQLQFRGEPTEQFSVKVAINDNSITEHFRI; encoded by the coding sequence ATGAGTAACTACACTTATCAGCTAGACGATTTCGCTTTAAAATTGCCGATTTCCCAATCAGCTCGTAGAACTGCCCAAGAATTTGCTAACCAACAGCCAAATTATGAAAAAGCAGAGCAAGTTCGGCTGAATACGCTAGCTGTATGGGTGGTGAATGACTACTTGGAAATGATGGATATTCCTACTGACCTCCAAGCTAGCGACAGCTGGAACTCCATTATGCGCCTTTGTGGAAATGTAGCTGACTTAGCAGTGCCCTCAGTTGGTCGTCTGGAATGTCGCCCCGTCCATCTGCATCAGCAGATATGTTCCATTCCTCCAGAAACTTGGGAAGAACGGGTGGGTTATTTAGTAGTTCAATTTGATGAATCGCTCCAAGAAGCCAAGCTGCTTGGTTTTATTCCTAGTGTCGCAACTGAAACATTGCCATTAGAACAACTGCAACCATTAGAAGCCTTTATCGACCACCTGGATCGGCTGCGCCAATCCTCAGTTAGTTCACTCGTCAATTTAAGTCAGTGGTTTGCTGGTATATTTGAAGCAGGTTGGCAGACTATTGAATCCCTGTGGAATGTGCCGGAACTCAGACCAGCTTATACCTTTCGCAGTACTGAAACTGTGGAACTTAATGCCCTCAATAGACCAGAATCAATTACTAAACGCGCAAAACTGATTGATTTGGGTATCCAAATTCTGAACCAACCTGTCATGTTGATTGTGGAAATCAGCCCCGAAAAGGATCGACAAACTAGTATTCATCTCCAATTGCACGCCACTGGGAATCAAATCTACCTACCGCCCGGAGTTCATCTCACTGTTCTAGATAGTTCGGGAGAAGTATTTCTAGACGCTCAATCGAGAAAATTAGACAACTACATTCAGTTGCAGTTTCGTGGCGAACCTACAGAGCAATTTAGCGTTAAAGTAGCAATAAATGATAATAGCATTACCGAACATTTTAGAATTTGA